A window from Brachionichthys hirsutus isolate HB-005 chromosome 4, CSIRO-AGI_Bhir_v1, whole genome shotgun sequence encodes these proteins:
- the LOC137893097 gene encoding dickkopf-related protein 4: MWMWRSFLCVSLVCGLALDSNTIRSSKESELSSEQTDRSNGEQAERPTRPRVGKDFNARRDPTPSCSTPDCEAPQKGSCTNRAQRRPSSQDRRREPEAEPQSGVDGFNRTKAPEMASCVRSGDCAAGLCCVRYLTGKRCQRIPVEGEACLLQGSTKMRRKLGRCECAAGLACTAVGRPASGKSKGQGVCRRRQRQGKRKTRHSGKKRTAAERGC; encoded by the exons ATGTGGATGTGGCGGAGCTTCCTGTGCGTGTCCTTGGTTTGTGGTCTGGCTCTGGACTCCAACACCATCAGATCCTCGAAGGAGTCGGAGCTCAGCTCCGAGCAGACG GATCGCTCTAACGGCGAGCAGGCGGAGCGTCCAACGCGACCCCGCGTGGGGAAGGATTTCAACGCCCGTCGCGACCCCACGCCTTCGTGTTCCACGCCCGACTGTGAGGCGCCTCAG AAGGGAAGCTGCACCAACAGAGCTCAGAGGAGACCGTCCTCCCAGGACCGACGGCGAGAACCAGAGGCGGAGCCGCAGAGCGGCGTGGACGGCTTCAACAGGACCAAAG ctccagagATGGCGAGCTGCGTCCGGTCAGGCGACTGCGCGGCCGGCCTCTGCTGCGTCCGGTACCTGACCGGTAAACGGTGCCAGAGGATCCCGGTGGAGGGCGAGGCCTGCCTGCTGCAGGGCTCCACcaagatgaggaggaagctggGCCGCTGCGAGTGCGCCGCGGGGCTGGCGTGCACCGCCGTCGGCCGGCCGGCCTCAGGGAAGAGCAAGGGCCAAGGCGTGTGCCGGCGGCGCCAGAGACAGGGCAAGAGGAAAACGAGGCATTCTGGGAAGAAGAGGACGGCAGCAGAGAGAGGCTGCTAA
- the LOC137893094 gene encoding chromaffin granule amine transporter, whose translation MAWFHQSRGSPRLVLVVVCVALLLDNMLLTVVVPIIPTFLYAMNHPSPEPPTARPSPPPRLGLGAPRPPTVSTQSPSESSNLQAGAPAQDAPSPVPTYPPLLSLFDNTTFSLQESQTESSPNGKLSGQTSLIPDLLANATTDTNSSCLQDSLFLGEENVLVGLLFASKALVQLLINPFVGPLTNRIGYHIPMFAGFIIMFVSTIMFAFSGTYALLFFARSLQGIGSSFSSVAGLGMLASVYTDDEERGVAMGIALGGLAMGVLIGAPFGSVMYEFVGKSAPFLILALLALFDGALQLCILQPSKISPGSVEGTPLLTLLKDPYILISAGSLCFANMGVAILEPTLPIWMLQTMCSPRWQLGVAFLPASVSYLIGTNLFGILANKMGRWLCSMLGMFIVGVSLLCVPFATSIYGLIGPNGGLGFAIGMVDSSMMAIMGYLVDIRHASVYGSVYAIADVALCLGFAIGPSTGGALVQAVGFPCLMVFIGVINILYAPLCILLRNPAVREEKMAIIDQECVMHRKSYNTQKESREFPLSDYSEEEEEEEEE comes from the exons aTGGCGTGGTTCCATCAGAGTCGAGGTTCTCCAAGGCTCGTCCTGGTTGTGGTGTGTGTCGCTCTGCTGCTCGACAACATGCTGCTGACTGTGGTCG TGCCGATCATCCCAACGTTCCTCTACGCCATGAACCATCCGAGTCCAGAGCCCCCGACGGCCCGGCCGTCCCCGCCCCCTCGGCTCGGCCTCGGCGCACCACGCCCACCCACAGTGTCCACGCAGTCCCCCTCTGAAAGCTCCAACCTCCAGGCCGGTGCACCGGCCCAGGACGCACCGTCCCCCGTCCCCACCTACCCTCCTCTGCTGTCCCTGTTCGACAACACGACCTTCAGTCTGCAGGAGAGCCAGACCGAATCGAGCCCCAACGGCAAGCTGAGCGGGCAGaccagcctgatcccagacctgctgGCGAACGCGACTACTGACACG AACTCCTCCTGTCTCCAGGACAGTTTGTTTCTGGGAGAGGAAAATGTCCTCGTTGGCTTGTTGTTTGCTTCTAAAGCTCTTGTCCAGCTGCTCATCAACCCTTTCGTCGGCCCGCTCACCAACAG GATCGGGTATCACATCCCCATGTTTGCTGGCTTCATCATCATGTTTGTGTCAACCATCA tgtttgCGTTCTCAGGGACCTACGCTCTGCTGTTCTTCGCTCGTTCTCTGCAGGGAATCGGTTCTTCCTTCTCCTCGGTCGCAG gtctgGGTATGTTGGCCAGTGTGTacactgatgatgaggagagaGGCGTCGCCATGGGAATCGCTCTGGGAGGACTGGCTATGGGAGTCCTGa TCGGAGCGCCGTTCGGCAGTGTGATGTACGAGTTTGTGGGGAAGAGCGCTCCATTCCTGATCCTGGCGCTCCTGGCTCTGTTTGATGGAG ctTTGCAGCTTTGCATCCTGCAGCCTTCAAAGATCTCTCCTGGG AGTGTGGAGGGGACGCCATTACTGACGCTGCTAAAAGATCCGTACATCCTCATCAGCGCAG GTTCTCTCTGTTTTGCAAACATGGGTGTTGCCATCCTGGAACCCACGCTCCCTATCTGGATGTTGCAGACCATGTGTTCGCCCCGATGGCAGCTTG GTGTGgccttccttcctgccagtgTCTCCTACCTGATAGGAACAAACCTGTTTGGTATTCTGGCCAATAAGATGGGACG GTGGCTTTGCTCCATGCTAGGGATGTTTATTGTCGGCGTCAGCCTGCTGTGT gttcCCTTCGCCACCAGCATCTACGGTCTGATTGGCCCAAACGGAGGTCTTGGTTTTGCTATAG GTATGGTCGACTCCTCCATGATGGCCATCATGGGTTACCTGGTCGACATCCGCCACGCCTCCGTCTACGGAAGCGTCTATGCCATCGCTGACGTAGCGCTGTGTCTGGGGTTCGCTATCG GACCGTCCACAGGGGGCGCTCTGGTCCAGGCGGTGGGTTTCCCGTGTCTCATGGTGTTTATTGGTGTGATCAACATCCTGTACGCTCCGCTCTGCATCCTGCTACGCAACCCTGCAGtcagagaagagaagatg gcgaTCATCGACCAGGAGTGTGTGATGCACAGGAAGAGCTACAACACACAGAAGGAGAGTCGTGAGTTTCCTCTGAGCGACtacagtgaagaagaggaggaggaggaggaggagtga
- the LOC137893092 gene encoding zinc finger MIZ domain-containing protein 2-like — MNPLNQMKAGLANNPHSEGSYPYDPSSWQQPTNQPTGSLSVVTTVWGVTNPSASQGLGGGVMGPGTNPGAGPMMQGPGGPSMAGGPGGYMGQQGYGEPSKGYMSQGMYGRTTGGYPGGPGGYGGSYPSNAGGSRGSAEFTQAAAAAAVAAAAAATATATATATVAAIQEKQNQEMSYGQMGGPAYNNQFMAHSGPRGPPSMAPGGLGPGPNRGPPSMGPMYVSGGGPQRVPQHPNYSSGPQQGHLRPPQSLKRPYSSESFPGMSQQYGVPAGSNVNVMSGPGGAAGAIPGSGAGGHAGPGHYSGPSMLYHPAPGGPGPTPQRSGSSPAYQSHKMPLPQYSPSGPPNSQYYKQEQFNGQGGGLTTGGAAGVYNSFNQPSGPGRGLPGYPSSPVPGNPTPPITPSSSMAPPYMSPGNSDVKPPPSSFLPDIKPNMAGLPPPPATGNPSDDLRLTFPVRDGVVLEPFRLEHNLAVSNHVFQLRDSVYKTLILRPDLELQFKCYHHEDRQMNTNWPASVQVSVNATPLTIERGDNKTSHKPLYLKQVCQQGRNTIQITVTACCCSHLFVLQLVHRPSVRSVLQGLMKKRLLPAEHCVTKIKRNFSSGSIPGTPGLNGEDGVEQTAIRVSLKCPITFRRIQLPARGHDCRHIQCFDLESYLQLNCERGTWRCPVCNKTALLEGLEVDQYMLGILIYVQNSEYEEITIDPVCSWKPVPVKPDVHVKEESDGPMLKRCRTISPSHMVLPSVMEMIVSLGPAPSSAAASSPMPYTSHTPDYPGPAPSYPSQSAGFSEFTGPGTPGVGGDFSSPGPPPLSYQSELSSALLAPDKPPPHPLAGQMSGRLDSTSHGAPLSQHQSQGLHAGSPIGNQMMQRSNQNPRLQGDGSFGLGASADVPEPTLDLLPELTNPDELLSYLGPPDLPNNNNDDLLSLFENN, encoded by the exons atGAACCCTTTAAACCAGATGAAGGCTGGACTGGCCAACAACCCGCACAG TGAAGGCTCGTACCCCTACGACCCCTCCAGCTGGCAGCAGCCCACCAATCAGCCCACAGGATCGCTCTCCGTGGTAACGACCGTGTGGGGCGTGACCAATCCCTCGGCCAGCCAG GGTCTGGGTGGGGGCGTGATGGGGCCCGGGACTAACCCGGGAGCCGGGCCCATGATGCAGGGGCCCGGGGGGCCGAGCATGGCCGGCGGCCCCGGAGGCTACATGGGACAGCAGGGCTACGGAGAGCCGAGCAAAGGCTACATGAGCCAGGGCATGTACGGCCGGACCACGGGGGGCTACCCCGGAGGACCGGGGGGCTACGGGGGGAG TTACCCGTCGAACGCCGGGGGCTCCAGAGGGTCAGCTGAGTTCACTCAggcagccgctgctgctgccgtcgccgccgccgccgccgccacggccACAGCCACCGCCACGGCGACCGTCGCCGCCATTCAGGAGAAGCAGAACCAGGAAATGAGCTACGGCCAG ATGGGAGGTCCAGCCTATAACAACCAGTTCATGGCCCACTCGGGCCCCCGCGGCCCCCCTAGCATGGCTCCTGGAGGTCTTGGTCCAGGGCCTAACAGGGGACCGCCCTCAATGGGTCCAATGTACGTTTCTGGAGGTGGCCCCCAGAGGGTCCCTCAGCACCCAAACTACAGTTCTGGACCACAGCAGGGCCACCTGAGGCCCCCACAGAGCCTGAAACGGCCCTACAGCTCCGAA TCGTTTCCCGGGATGTCTCAGCAGTACGGCGTCCCGGCCGGCTCCAATGTGAACGTCATGTCCGGGCCTGGCGGTGCCGCCGGTGCAATTCCGGGTTCAGGTGCAGGCGGCCATGCCGGACCCGGGCACTACTCCGGCCCCAGCATGCTGTACCATCCAG CTCCTGGTGGTCCAGGCCCCACCCCTCAGCGCTCTGGCTCCTCCCCCGCCTATCAGAGCCATAAGATGCCCCTTCCACAGTACAGCCCCTCTGGACCGCCCAACTCGCAGTACTACAAG cagGAACAGTTCAACGGTCAGGGAGGGGGTCTGACCACTGGGGGCGCTGCTGGGGTCTACAACTCCTTCAACCAGCCGTCGGGG cctGGGCGAGGGTTGCCGGGTTACCCCTCCTCCCCAGTTCCTGGGAACCCCACCCCTCccatcaccccaagcagctcaatGGCTCCGCCCTACATGTCACCTGGCAACAGCGACGTCAAACCGCCGCCCTCGTCCTTCCTGCCTGACATTAAACCGAACATGGCCGGCCTCCCGCCCCCTCCCGCTACGG GTAACCCTAGCGACGACCTGCGGCTGACCTTCCCGGTGCGTGACGGCGTTGTCCTGGAGCCCTTCAGACTAGAGCACAACCTGGCCGTCAGTAACCACGTCTTCCAGCTGAGAGACTCCGTCTACAAAACGCTCAttctgag gccgGATCTGGAGCTCCAGTTTAAATGTTACCACCACGAGGATCGGCAGATGAACACCAACTGGCCGGCCTCCGTCCAG gtgaGCGTGAATGCGACTCCTCTCACCATCGAGCGAGGTGACAACAAGACTTCCCACAAGCCTTTGTACCTGAAGCAAGTCTGTCAGCAAGGCAGGAACACCATCCAGATCACCGTCACCGCCTGCTGCTGC TCGCACCTGTTCGTCCTCCAGCTGGTTCACCGTCCGTCGGTCCGCTCCGTGCTGCAGGGTctgatgaagaagaggctgCTGCCCGCAGAGCACTGCGTCACCAAGA TAAAGAGGAACTTCAGCAGCGGGTCGATTCCCGGGACGCCCGGGCTCAACGGCGAGGACGGCGTGGAGCAGACCGCCATCAGGGTCTCGTTAAAATGTCCCATCACTTTCCGCCGCATCCAACTCCCCGCCAGAGGTCACGACTGCAGACACATACAG TGCTTTGATCTGGAGTCGTACCTGCAGCTCAACTGTGAGAGAGGGACGTGGCGATGCCCCGTGTGCAA TAAAACGGCTCTGCTGGAGGGACTGGAGGTGGACCAGTACATGCTGGGAATCCTCATCTACGTCCAGAA TTCGGAGTACGAGGAGATCACCATCGACCCCGTGTGCAGCTGGAAACCGGTTCCGGTGAAGCCGGACGTGCACGTGAAGGAGGAGTCCGACGGTCCGATGCTGAAGCGCTGCCGGACAATCAGCCCGAGTCACATGGTCCTCCCCAGCGTCATGGAGATGATCGTGTCGCtaggccccgccccttcctctGCAGCCGCCTCCTCGCCGATGCCCTACACCTCCCACACGCCCGACTACCCGGGTCCGG CGCCGTCCTATCCCAGCCAGTCTGCTGGTTTCTCAGAATTCACCGGTCCTGGGACTCCGGGCGTCGGGGGGGACTTCTCTTcccccggccccccccccctctcctacCAGTCGGAGCTCTCCAGTGCCCTCCTCGCCCccgacaagccccccccccacccgctgGCTGGACAG ATGTCGGGCCGACTGGACTCCACTTCCCATGGTGCCCCTCTTTCCCAGCATCAGTCGCAGGGCCTCCACGCCGGTTCACCGATTGGGAATCAGATGATGCAGCGTAGCAACCAGAATCCTCGTCTCCAAGGCGACGGCTCCTTTGGGCTTGGGGCGTCGGCGGACGTTCCGGAGCCGACTTTGGAT CTGCTTCCCGAGTTGACGAACCCGGACGAGCTGCTGTCCTACCTCGGACCTCCGGACCtgcccaacaacaacaacgacgaccTGCTGTCCCTGTTTGAGAACAACTGA